The following proteins come from a genomic window of Micromonospora echinofusca:
- a CDS encoding IS5 family transposase, whose amino-acid sequence MGERAAYPSDLTDDQWAVVGPFLQAWKDRHPSVSGHQGRYELREIVNSIFYQNRTGCQWAYLPHDLPPKSATYYYFALWRDDGTDQVIHDLLRCQARERAGRREDPTAVVLDTQSIRAANHVPAATTGKDAAKKVPGRKRGLAVDALGLIIAVVVTAASVTDNAIGVRLLDNVVAHTPTVTKAWVDAGFKDDVQIHGAVNGIDVEQVKRTDTAAGFVPIARRWVVEQTNGTLMLHRRLVREYESRPASAVSRTWWASTANLVRRLTGTTTASWRDPGHQR is encoded by the coding sequence CTGACCGACGACCAGTGGGCGGTGGTCGGACCGTTCCTGCAGGCGTGGAAAGACCGGCATCCGTCGGTGTCGGGGCATCAGGGCCGCTACGAGTTGCGGGAGATCGTGAATTCGATCTTCTACCAGAATCGGACCGGTTGTCAGTGGGCGTACCTGCCGCACGACCTGCCCCCGAAGTCGGCCACCTACTACTACTTCGCCCTGTGGCGCGATGACGGCACGGACCAAGTGATTCATGATCTGTTGCGCTGCCAGGCGAGGGAGCGGGCCGGCCGGCGGGAGGACCCGACCGCGGTGGTGCTGGACACCCAGTCGATCCGGGCCGCCAACCACGTCCCGGCCGCCACGACCGGCAAGGACGCCGCGAAAAAGGTCCCGGGCCGTAAACGGGGCCTCGCGGTGGACGCCCTAGGGTTGATCATCGCGGTGGTGGTCACCGCCGCGTCGGTCACCGACAACGCGATCGGCGTACGACTGCTGGACAACGTCGTGGCCCACACCCCGACGGTGACCAAGGCATGGGTCGACGCCGGGTTCAAAGACGACGTGCAGATCCACGGAGCGGTGAACGGTATCGACGTCGAACAGGTCAAGCGCACCGACACGGCCGCCGGGTTCGTGCCGATCGCACGCCGGTGGGTGGTGGAGCAGACCAATGGCACGCTGATGCTGCACCGCCGTCTGGTCCGCGAGTACGAGAGCCGACCCGCCTCGGCGGTGTCACGCACATGGTGGGCCTCGACGGCGAACCTGGTCCGCCGGTTGACCGGCACCACCACCGCGTCCTGGCGCGACCCGGGCCACCAACGGTGA